In the Necator americanus strain Aroian chromosome X, whole genome shotgun sequence genome, AATACTGAATATAATAAACATGAGCAGTCGAAAATCACAGTAATCTCAATCAATAGAAGAGAATAGTGAAGTGGTGAACGTGAGTAACTATTTACGATGTATGGAGGAGCTGCAATCGTAGCCATTCTTCGAAAACAAAGGTCCCTCTACGCTGAACAGAACGACAATAGTGCACTGAGCGCCAACCCATTCAATATCTGTCCATTTGTGGTAACggaaagttggaaaaaagtaggacATATTATGTAATGAGTATGATGAATAATGTTCATCTGAGAACGACTACCGACCGTAAACGGCAAAAGAATCGATTGGAAATAGCGGAAAATCGATAGGAGTAGGACAGAACAGATGGTTTTTGCCATGTTAGAGGTCGCAATAGTATGGAACAACGTGCCAAATCATAACGTGCTAATAATAAGTGTGACAggtgaatggaaagaaaaagaaaattatggtaCTATTATCCTTGAATAGGATTCAATTTATCGTGcaaaggtttttcttttcatctgcAAACTAAACAAATGACGTAAACCAGGAGGAGAAAACTAGTAAAGTACTTCTTTTTAACAATATCTTACTTCGTTACTGCTACACAACCCGACAAGAAATCATTGTTAAAAAAAGGTGTTGAACTGAACAATCTGTACAACAACCGGTTATGAAAAAAGTACAACTTGTGCTCGCTATTTACTCCCGTGAATTCGAACTTTTTTGTCAGCTATGGCCTCGTGATGAAACATGAGAACAACGTTAATGTGATGGAAAATGACGACATCCATCACTTTTTGCACATATGAAAGTATAATTAACATATTGTAATCAGGTCTTAtgttatttaataaatattagTTTACCGAAACGAAAGTAAATTAGAAATGTCCGATAATCCCGACGCTATTGAATCGCCAGACCCAATGGGGGTGAGTCTATGTGAAACTATCCGGTTTCATATTCTCACGACGGATTATGGCTAACTGGTTCCCAGcagcaaaatatttgaaaatgaataacaTTATCAACATGTTTGAAAcaaccgaaaaaaatcagaacaaaaGATCGCAATAAAAGTGATCTCCAATATAAAGAACAAATATTCTGCTGTTTTGACTCTTGATATTACATCCAGGTTTACCTATTTAACTAATGCAGTCACACCAATGAGGTTACGCAAATAAAATGTGGTAGTGCGATTTCCTTTACTTGCTCTCACAATTGCAACTAATACAACTCATTAGAAAAACCGATAACAGAGCTATAGAGTACAAGTAATACTATAAATGTTGCGCACATGGTTGGTTCCAAAACTGCTACAGAACCATGAGAAATTGCGAAAAGTACGGATGTGCGGAAATTGACAAGAAAGCACGTCGTTTAGAATTGTCCATGCAACCACATAAAATTAAATCATTCCAAGAAAGGCTTGGATTGGAAAACGATACTGAATGCGGTGTtcaagtgcagaaaaaaaagatgatgaaaaGCCATTCGGCGGCGACAATGAGATGAAACGACAGGGCTGATGACGTCGGGCATTGCACTTTCGACACACAGGAACACGTTCTTGCCCTCGAACATGACACGCTGACAACATCAACTACAACTCTTGAAAACATGTGCAATCGAATAAAATTATGAGTTTCACGAGGATCAATAGTGCACTCAGGACGCAGAATATGTGAGGCGCAGCTCCGTGGTGGCAAGACTCGTTTTGGGCGCGATTGTGGGCGGTGCTAGGCGAACCGCCTGCCAACTTCGAACGCATCCCTCCTCGGAGGCGAGTGATGAGTGCCGTGAGATAGCAAAAATCCGGTCTTCGCGCTGCTGCGCAGAGTTCCAAAGCATCCTGGGAAACTCACGTGCACCATGCCATGAAGCCAGTTCTGAGAGCCAGTTAATTTAATCGAAACCTGTGAAATTTGACACTGAGAAGAGACACTATGGAATCTTGATGTGATTTTGTGTATGCTCTTTCTCTTACAGTAATCTCCTCCAATGCTTCTGCTAATTATAGGTGGCAGTGTTTGTTTAATCCACCATGAAGTATAATATATAATCGCAAAGTCTatatttcctttccttctatACCATGTTCGTTAGCTTTATCACCTTGGaacattatatttttgtttactaacATGTGGAACTAAAGGTTAGGAGGAAATATTAGTTTACCGAACACGAAACAGTCTGGTACAAAATAAATACGTTTCCAGCAAACCATCCTTTTTCAAGGAGAGCCGCTCGGAGAAGATAGGTGCAAgtatctttcttttaaaaagctGGAAGAGTTCAGGATGAGATGCGGAGAAATCTTCGAGCGAGGGTGGGCTCAGACCAATGTAGTGTTGCGTTTTCCTAGTAGTCCGAGTTCGTACTGTATTAAGCTCTGATGCTGGATGTTTACACGCGAGTTTAGTGAACCAAAGTACAAGATTATTCCCCTGGTACTCTCTACTaattagaaaacataaaatagaGCTAGTATAAAGAGCAAAGTTTATTTCTACTCGTATtaattccttttattttagtAGGATGCATAAATATCTAGTACCTAAACGTGAGACACATGAATTGAGATTTATATTTGcctatcaaaaacaaaatagcgACCATGGGATTGGTAATGATTAAAGAATCCAATAGAAGTTCCTATAGAAAGTAGCAGAAGAGCTACATAAGAGCCTAACAATGAGAATTAAATTGGTGTGCAAAGAGAGAACCCGAACTTTCCAAGTATTTTCTGGAACGCGAAGAAAGCTGAAGTTAGTTTCATTAGGGAGAATTGAAAATGGAATAATTTTGCATATATCTCCTAATGAAATTCTTGCCCAAAAGACagttaaaattctttttagaGAAATTTCGTTATTTACAGTAGTAGAATCACAAAGAACGTGGAATACTATGTACGGATAAGTCAGCATGTTTTGGAATACTAAAGTAAACACGATCAGTTCACTACTCGTTGTGACTCATGGAAACGTCTAGACCACATCGATTcacacacgaaaaaaaatcgttgtttGATGCAGAAGTTAATGAGAGAGTTGGAAAACTGGAAGATTGACCTCTCACTTGTCAAACGAATGATGTATTAGACGTGAATTCCAtcttattcttttaaaaatgagaTAAGAGCTAAGTCAAAATCTTAGTAGTATAATATTAGAAGCACGTCTTATAGAATTCCAATGACCTGATATGATTTTTTACATGTCTATGTATATGAATTACGACTAGAAAATAGTTAAAAAAGAATAGCatcatatttaattattttaaaggaaattttagGGGGTAAGAGTGGATAGACGTAGGTGAAAGGAGATGAGAAGGAGGAGCACGAGGGAGAGGTGAACGAGGCTCATGTGAATTATTCCTAGaagtttttattgtttccttTCTTCGTTAATGCCTTTCAATTGCTTTcaatatctctgtgtgccacGTTGCAGAATCTTAGACAATTTCACGAAAACTAAGGAAAAGAATACCGTTGAGCACAATGTTAACCGAAACACTTTTTCCGTCTACATCTCTTCGATagctttatttcttcaaaattgaacTTTTCCAAAGCGCtggtattttttaaattaaatattaatctGTAGAATAGAAGGAAATTGTGTTAGAAACAATAATCTTAGATTAGATGTACCTCAGTGGAACCATCAACTACGCTAAATGGTCCTAGATTTGAACATACAGAAAACCACGATCTCTCTGGAAATTTGGATGTGGACATCGTGAATTAGTAATTATCAAAGACATGTTGTAAAAGATATTAATTCTTACCTAGATTACCACTTCATGTAGTGGTCgaacagaaaaatttgaatcgATTTCAGATTCTATGtggttcatttttttgaacataCGGTCTGAGTTAAcgacagcatatcacgaatttgAAGTTGTACGGAAACCCTAGGGAAAATGTAGAttttgggttgtagattactgAAAGGAGCGTGGTGTCGCTCGCTCAATTCCACTTAGTCGTTCTAGAAGACGGCGTGGGAATcactttaattcctacgaggcacgtaaGAACGCGCACCTTCGCtccggtcctctcagcagcgTATTCACTGGTCCtgcttgaataggctggtgtgGAACACTTATCAATCTTCGACAGCTTGCTCGTGGACACGGGGCGTGTGCTGTGGATCTCGCGTTgtaactgatttcgtaggaaagtaCCCCGTATtcaacgccgttttttacgaggggaggatgagcggaaccacgttCATTTCGTGATGTACAGCACAAACTACATTTTTGCCGGGTTTCCATACTACGacatttcgtgatacgctgcctttaaattgggATCATTTGGCGTAAATATTCTGTTATCGACAAAATTTTCGTAAGAAGACATAGaacaagaaggaaaacaagATGAGAATCACGCTCGCTTACGATCGCTTACGAAGAATTCTGGGGAGAACTTGCATGTGCACACCACAAACTAAAACGACCTACCTCTCGTATATTGATTCATTTCAAACTTAGTAAGTCTGTTCTCAATTACTGCTCTATTCAtacatttattctttttttttaatgaaaaaacatTCAGCTCTAAATTATGTTATAACACCATTACTTAGAATTCCATTGGATTGCATTTGTCAATAAGCGgtattaaagacatcaccacacgaatctggggtggtacgggtttcaggtgtagtatttgTATATGGGATCGCTGATTAAGGAGAGTgaggtggttccgtccatttcttcctaactgccgtaaaaaacggcccggaagatgcgcgcatgcataaggctggcgcgctccaatcgaactctttgtgggaaatagtgcgccggaacgctcgaagccctatcttccgggccgttttctacggcaattaggaagaaatggacggaatcatgcTTCTcacaataatctacgatcccgtatacgaatactccacctaaaatccgtaccaactcagattcgtggggtgatgcctttaaatgaggaCATTGTGGCAATGTTATTTTGACAatgcagaaaagagaaaattaatgTTTGGCTAAGGCGCGAGAAGAgcgtccttcaaaaaaaaaagcagttgtAATGGAACGATACAACATTGGAATAATCTGAGACAATCCTATAGTCCAATTATCGTAACCACTAATTTGATATTGATATGCACTTGACGATTAGGACAGTAACGATTACCGTACATTTGCAAAATTAGAGGAGGTTGAAACATGATATATAACATggcggaaaaaaattaccacaGATCAATGTAAAAAAACCAACTATGAAAATGAATTAGAATTAGTATATGGAGCTGAcggcaaaacttttttttagcctTATTTTCCACAGTATTTTTGTCAGCATAATGTGGAATTTCTCtgaatatttcattattttgtagTATAAATATAGGACGAGTTCACCGCTAAAATTAGTAATAAGGTGAAAATTGGCGAAGATAGCGGAGTAATTCCTGAAATTGTGTAGTCTAAACTAATGTTGCATAACTATTGATGGGAAGagatcaaaaacgaaaatcgATGATGCAGAAGAGGCACATGTTGTAGGTCAACGTTTCATTAGCTTTTTTCACATAACTACTTTAATCCCTTAGCAAACGAAATTGTTTACTCACAAACTACTTGTTATTCGAAGAGCTGTAAACAAATCAATTCTCGGATGGTTAGAAGAGCACGATGGATGACCATCATTAGTGAGGAAATGTTTTTGTCAAGTCACATGCACACAAGTAACCATTTCGGATGTTTTGGCTCTCCTACAATATTACCATTTTCTATATTGATCAAATCTAAACAAACTGGTAAAGGTTAATGATGTCAGTATGAATTTTAATCTATCTTGAGGACATGTAAAAATGTATGTCAGCTTTTCATTTGTCGTTATTTTGTATTTCGAAAGTGTATGGTCTCAAAGAGAAATTACAGTACTTTTTCCCCAAAAAGTCATACGGATCACTTCAATATTGGTTATAATAACAGAGACAgcagtaaataaaaaacaatatgTTGACACAACCGAAAATTTGTTCCAGTTTATGTAAAAACTTCATCCATGGATGATTCATATGTGAGATTCAACTGAAGCTACTTCTTTGCTTTCAGAAAAACACGAATCGTTACGAAACTCAGCCCATTTGCCGGAAAGTAGATaggcaaaagaaaattcacaaCAAAATCGTGTATTGTTTTTACTACACCGAAGTAAAAAGGCTTTAAAAAGGTTATTCAGTCGTTAAAATACTACCGGTTATGATTAgcgctgaaaaaaatcaaacgcaAGCGCAGAGTTTTATAAAAAGAGATCAGAACCTACATACCTTTCTACGtagtaattttgaatttataatGAATGGAAGTAAGGTAGTCGTCGAGTACAATTTCTAATGTTTAAGTAAATATATGCTGCTTCATGGATAGCtaggaaaatattgaaataagcTATGATTTGAGAATGCGTGTGCTGATGTGCTGGTTACTAGCGTAGATCACAACATTTATGCCGTAGGCGATATAATTCCTTCTGAAACCCAGATTGTACGAGGGTTTGCTATCGTTGCTTCCAGAAAAGATAATTACAATTTCTGATCTATTGATAAGGTGAGTTCACGTCAAGAGAACTCACCTGCTCATTACTGATGTTGGATATTCAATAAATAGATTTAAACGGTGAACCTTTTCTTAAGTAAATAAAGGTCTatgacgtatcaatccacttgggatgcgtcaactcgttttactgcaactcatagtcgttgaggttttcgaaCGGATGTcgtcctatacaatgacttgttgAGGACGACTGATGAtaaggtcagtgtttttttttattttcccagacatgtctggtaccaatctatagacactggagggatgaaaggcttggttggcactagggcggtttcgaaccatcgaccgtacgGCCACAACTGACCTCTTACggactacgctacacccgcttattttctaaaataaccCACtccaaataataatattataacaCAACATTTGTTTCAGATTGTAAATACTGATTCTTCTAAATGAACAAGTTCCTAACATTGCCTTCTATTCCTGAATGGAAGCTTGTTACCATGAGAAAGGTCCTAGATCAAATCCTAACgtccaattttttatttctataccAACCACTTTTAAACCACCGGTATATCTGTTTTGTCGGATAACAAGGCCATTTTCAAGGTCACCTCGGGTGTAACGAGACTTGTTTAGATTCACAAAGAGATATAATGCTCCGAAtttcttgaagagaaaatcgAAAAGTCATCCGACGTGATATATAGTCGGGGGGAAGGATGTTTGAACAATTTATCTAAaggttattcatatttttaattaacAATAGTGTGAAGTGTTTAAGCAGTATGTATGTTCGACTAAAAGCAGGGAGGTCTGGAGAAAGATTCAAATAATCTtacaaacaataacaaatagtGATGAAGTTCACATTTAATGACTGCCATAGCAAAGGATGACCTCGGTTGGGGTGGTGGGTGTTTGTTTGTGCATATGCGGGCCGTTTCGTTCGTTGACAATTTGATTCTCACAACAAACGATTGACGTCAAACATGAAAATGCCTCTATTTGCTGGCCTATACGGATGAAATAGGGACTTTCAGTGACGAGTAAACATCAAATAATGCCGCATTACTGCATAGAGATCGAGGATTTGTTGGATtcgaaataataatagaacaaaaaatcccTCATAATGGAAGAATACAATTTTTGTGTTTCGCTTGTGTTAACACTAACGAATATCAGCTTGAACAGATTTGTATCAAACGTACCgatcatttcaattttattcacTTGTGTCCGTTtcctgtttaaaggcagcataccacgaatcttgggtgatatggatttcaggtggagtatacgtaaacggggtcgtagattatgatgaccgaagtggttccgctcatctctccctgtattactgcaaacagccgcctccagaatgctgttttgtacgacgccatctattgcaacgctccaccccttgcgccgcctccgccctgcgattcgtcgaaaatcaattcggactaccccaataggcagtaagggacaagagtggcgcgttgcaatagaaggTATCGTacgaaacagcattcaggagccggctgcttgcagtgattcagggaaagatgagcggaaccgccccgttctccataatttacgaccccgtatacggacactccacttgaaatccgtaccaccccagattcgtggaatgctgcctttaaacgcaTTAGTGACATCCTAACTGGGTTTTTAGCCTACGCTGACTACAAATGCGACAATTGCTTCAGAAGTAAATATAGAGCACATCGATCTTGACGGTTCACTAATTTAGAAGCAGTTTGCCTTGGAATATACCTGAAAGCATAGTGATAGGAACCATCCTAAGTGATAGGTTGTTGTTCTAGTGGATAAAGAAGAGGGACGGCTACGGAAATGAAGTCTTCGTAGAAGAAGTCGCAACATTTCGACGGCTTACAAAGTCACACCGGCATTTCTTGTGAAGTTGTTGAATAAAATCCACTAAAATCCCCTCAAAAGGATAAAGGTGTACCGCGATTTACATGGAGTATCCATGTTACACTACCAGCTAGCTGACCAGCCTCGAAGTGATCCAGAAACCCGGCTGGTACATTTAGTAATACAAGTATACAGTTAATGcaaattttataaataatttacaaacaaagatgaaaagaaaaataaactttcattcaaaacaaaaccgTTAAGAATTATCGAATGGATTCACTGAGAAAGGAGATGAACCCTAGTTTACTGCACTgaattaatccagaaaaagaacaaagagacTCCTACAACGGCTGGtcaaacggaaaaaaaaaactagcttcTGAACAAAAGAGAAGGGAGATTACCGTCACAGCCagataacaaaagaaaaaagaaaagaaaagcttaTGACATAACAAACCGTGGATGAATTCGAATAATTTCACTTGCCTTCAAATGCGAAATATTCTCAGTTGTGAATGATGATTATACGATGAAGCCACAAGATTTAAAAACGACAGAATGAAAGTAGTAGGCTCTTCAGAAAGTCGCCTTGATAAATGGTAGATCATGCTTAAAAACAAGCGATTCCCAAGTTAACGGCAAAAAACACGGTCATCTAGAGTAGATGTTTTGAGCTAATCTTGGACGTAAACATCGCGCACAAATACCTAcgtacaaacaacaaaaacatacaAACACATGCGATCAACCCCGTAGAAGCAGCTTCTTCAGCTGGTTTGTACCAAAATAAACGTTTGGAAAGCTTACACTATTGAAAAAGAACTCACCAATACCGTTGAGAAAGGTTGATTTAGAAAAGTTATgttcaaataaaatgattttaacTACCAAATTTTGATAAATGCGCTCTCATGAAAATACATAGATGAGTGGACATAGTAGACAACTAAAGAAGAGCAGAGGAAATTAGAAGTGAGAAGAAGATTTTCCCAACTGAAGATCGGTGATAAGATCGACTTAGTTCATTTCTTGGTGAAAAACGCACTAATCTTTTGAGTTCCTGCAGCAGCAGCAGACTTCTTCTTGTGATGAGCTGCTTGCGATACCTGCAAAATCCATACAATAGAGGGTCAGATAGGAGGTAGGAAACACCACAAGTGCAACTGGGTCGAAATGAATTCGCCCAGCTACTATCGTCATACTGTTTTCGGAATCGTTCAGTTTTCCTTACGACACTGACGTTAGATCATGCAGATAAAGAGGTGAGGAGAAACACAAGGACCCTAGGACTTGTTCCAAATTATGAACCGTAATACAACGAAATTTTGCGACATGGAATAGTCATACTGACACACTCCTCCGACAAAGTTGGTTTCACTGCTGAATTATTAGAAAGTCGGTAGGAGCTGGCTCCAAGACCATACAAGCGATAATCGGAGCCAGTGCTCCCAtccttttcacttttgaacggttgacGGAGGGTCCTTTTTCACTTCCGGAATGTTGGCGAAAGCCCCTTTTTGACTTTTGGACGTTTGGAGAAAGGATTTCCATCTTCGGACGgctggcgaagggatcctcatcatttGAGCTAGACTCCCTTCAGctgaggagggtccgactCCTCCCTATCGTACCTATGTTCACGACAAatttctagcaaaaaaaaagaaaaaaaacacgagcaGGCAACTAGCCTTGGAAGCAAAAATAAGACTTAAGAATATGTAGTAGTATGCCAACATAAGCAAGCAAATGGACCTACTACACGCTTTGAAGTAAATTCATAACTCAACTCTTCTACAACAAATCACATCCAATTCAGAGATAAATGCAAAGTTCAACCAAGCATAAGATATATTTTTGCATACCGAGATGTGAGAGATTATAGCACAGAAACTTTGTATGCAGTTAAGAGGACACAATTCTaaggatttttcttggaaaaatattAGTATGTGATTACACCACCAAAATGTTACTAAAAGAACCTTGTTGTTGTTAGCAGGTCGCAGTGGCTTTGAATGAGGTTCCTCTGGTTCGTCTGTTTCTACCATGTTAACTACCTCTTTTGTCACTGGAATGctgtttaaaagaaaaagaaaaaagatgaatgaagAGAGCACTACCTAGGAAACCGTCCTCATCTTGATACGTCTCAACAGTTTTAaccatcttctttttcttggctGGTATGTGATCACCATCGGACGAAGCTGCACTCTCCTCTTAATAGTAACTTAGCTTAACTACCATATAAGAACAATGTCACCCAATTTACTCACGAGAATCTTCACAGTCATGAGGTGGTTGAAATGCCTCCTTCAATTTCTTAGAAGGTGCTGGACTTAGTTTCCCTAATAAGATCCTAAgaattaaaaagaacaaatgaatCATACAGTTGCAACACACTTTTGTTTGCATTGTTTGGCTTTTCGGGAGCGCGATCCGGagatttttccttcacttcatTCGATTTTTCAGGAGAGGAATCCTCATCATCGAAAATATCCTTGTTTACTGAAAACAAATGGAATGAATGTTAAGTTGTAAGCAAACATAGGAATGTTAATACTCAGCAATAACCaacatttctttgtttttgaaaaagtggacGAGAATTTGCTCGAAAGGTTCTTCTTAGAAGTGCTGGTCTGCTTAGAAGCAGCCTCCACAGGAGAGTCATCGTCTTCTACTTTAACCTCCTTTTGCGAATTCCTGGAACGGCGAACTATATAAGCAAGAGCGTAAATTTGTTAACGTTCCGAGTAGAGTAACAACGCCTGCCATAGAGTGAGAGCAGAGACAGCACAACATACAGCATTTCACATAACTCAACTTTTGTTGTGCAACGGTATGTCGGTGGATTCAACAGATTCATCAGTACTCTGGGAGAGTGACTCAGCTTTTTCACTGCTCCACGGACTTTTTCTCGCTTCTTTTTTAGGAGTACTCTTCAACAAATGTAACATTTCAAAgcttaaggaaaagaaagcaaatgcAAGCAAACAATTATCAAAACCATTGATAAATACGAAAATAAGCACTTTAGGTGTCTTCTGTCGCTCACACGCCTTCTTGAACAAATTATCCAACTTCTGTGGTTGTAAAGAACCTTTCTTTGGTGAATGAGATGAAGCGACCTTTGCTGGCGACTTCTGGTTCTGAAAGTGGTAAGAAAAATATAGACCTGTAATAGACACACAACCTGAGCAGACTCACTAACGGAGTAATAAGCGTGAATCACCATAAACACATCATTTaaactaaatttaaaaaaatcgggaGGACGGTAAGGGATCAACTTGCCTGCGCATCTCCTAATAAATGCCTCATAGCAATCAGAACATCAGAATTGCCGGATTGGAGTTTCTCACAGAGTTCCTCGGCAAAATGTCTAACTAATTTCGAACGTATTAAGGAACGTTCAGCATCGCTacgaaaaaatttttgatcttCTAGGCGATCGCCAACCAGGAGTGAATTCAAATCCTGGAATGCAGAACAACGAAGATTTCATGGATTAGGAAATGAAGATTTGGTTTtggaaattcgaagaaaaaaatttaaaaaatgatgcCTTATGAAGTTTGAAGCAACgttgaaaatggaaagaacgaaaatgatttggaaaagcaaaaaaccatgttgaaaaaaaaagtttcctaCCAACCTCAATTTTTACGGTCTGAAGGCTGAACAACTTCACAGAATGGACTGTTTTGAATTGTGCTTTCACTTTCTCTACATCCTCATCACGACAAAGTACAGAAGATCTGACTGGCACACCTGATCAAGCTTGTTATAAATAACGTAAATCCACAGTCAGGTTCTTCTTACGGAAATTCAACACACCGAACTTTTCACGTGAACCATAGACAATAAATGTAGCCCAAATATCACCACCCGTCTTGTGCTTATCATAAAACTCTACCATTGCTCTGAATATCGAATCCTTTGAGGACGTGAACATGAACAGCacattacagaaaaaaataacattactTGGTCGCTTCATCCGTCATGATATGTAGCCTTCGGCTAAGGGTTACTGCGGTGactactttattttcatccaCAATCATATTCATTAACGATAATTCCATGGTGAACCGTTGTGTGTacacgaaaataaataataaataaaagcagGAACCAAATCGAAACAATGTCTATAACATACAAGGGGAAATACTACCAAGAAACAAATCTAAAAAAGTAGACAGATGGGTGGATGATGGACAACAGAGCAATGCATAATGGTTGCCTCAGGGGTACACAGGACGATCCGACTGATTTCGTTTGGCGGCAATTTTTGGCGCGTTTGCGTCGGAGCGCATTCGTTACGATCATGGCGCGACAATTTAAACGTCCCACTAATGGTACGTAACACCGCATCCAATTTTCCTCATTGCTACTTCATTCCATTTATTTCAGCATAGCAGATATGTAGTGTTCTTACTCCTGTATACAAGGAAAAGATGGAGGCTCATTAAAAATTAAGGTGTTGGATGAGGGATTGGTACTTGGCGATTCTACAGGGTCATTTGTAAATCCACTTATCGCATGGGAATATCAGAATAGAGAAACACATATCGGCGAGGATGACAATTTGCAGCCATCTTCGAATCATTCCATTTCCTCACATCAGGAAGCGTATTACCGTATTCATAGACATGTGAAAGTTCACATCCGCGCTAATACGAAAATACCACGAAAGAATATGAAACTAAACC is a window encoding:
- a CDS encoding hypothetical protein (NECATOR_CHRX.G21650.T2), whose amino-acid sequence is MELSLMNMIVDENKVVTAVTLSRRLHIMTDEATKAMVEFYDKHKTGGDIWATFIVYGSREKFGVPVRSSVLCRDEDVEKVKAQFKTVHSVKLFSLQTVKIEDLNSLLVGDRLEDQKFFRSDAERSLIRSKLVRHFAEELCEKLQSGNSDVLIAMRHLLGDAQNQKSPAKVASSHSPKKGSLQPQKLDNLFKKACERQKTPKSTPKKEARKSPWSSEKAESLSQSTDESVESTDIPLHNKRIRKRSTSKKNLSSKFSSTFSKTKKLNKDIFDDEDSSPEKSNEVKEKSPDRAPEKPNNANKRKLSPAPSKKLKEAFQPPHDCEDSQESAASSDGDHIPAKKKKMVKTVETYQDEDGFLVTKEVVNMVETDEPEEPHSKPLRPANNNKVSQAAHHKKKSAAAAGTQKISAFFTKK
- a CDS encoding hypothetical protein (NECATOR_CHRX.G21650.T1), whose protein sequence is MELSLMNMIVDENKVVTAVTLSRRLHIMTDEATKAMVEFYDKHKTGGDIWATFIVYGSREKFGVPVRSSVLCRDEDVEKVKAQFKTVHSVKLFSLQTVKIEDLNSLLVGDRLEDQKFFRSDAERSLIRSKLVRHFAEELCEKLQSGNSDVLIAMRHLLGDAQNQKSPAKVASSHSPKKGSLQPQKLDNLFKKACERQKTPKSTPKKEARKSPWSSEKAESLSQSTDESVESTDIPLHNKIRRSRNSQKEVKVEDDDSPVEAASKQTSTSKKNLSSKFSSTFSKTKKLNKDIFDDEDSSPEKSNEVKEKSPDRAPEKPNNANKRKLSPAPSKKLKEAFQPPHDCEDSQESAASSDGDHIPAKKKKMVKTVETYQDEDGFLVTKEVVNMVETDEPEEPHSKPLRPANNNKVSQAAHHKKKSAAAAGTQKISAFFTKK